A stretch of Endozoicomonas sp. SCSIO W0465 DNA encodes these proteins:
- a CDS encoding AzlD domain-containing protein, translating to MDTWVILFIVAALVFGSRFLLMEPWLPLKLSEPIQQVLSYSAPAVLTAIAAPIVFIREDKLNLSMGNHYLIAAIIVVFLALVTRNTLLTVILGMLSFLVLRQIL from the coding sequence ATGGATACCTGGGTTATTCTGTTCATCGTAGCGGCCCTGGTTTTTGGCAGTCGCTTTCTCCTGATGGAGCCTTGGTTACCACTCAAACTCAGTGAGCCTATTCAACAGGTATTGAGTTATTCAGCGCCCGCAGTGCTAACAGCCATTGCGGCACCAATTGTGTTTATTCGTGAGGATAAACTCAACCTGTCCATGGGCAATCATTACCTGATTGCCGCCATTATCGTGGTGTTTCTTGCCCTGGTAACAAGAAACACGTTATTGACCGTTATCCTGGGCATGCTGTCATTTCTGGTCTTAAGGCAGATACTATAA
- a CDS encoding AzlC family ABC transporter permease: protein MSQAEIVHHSSSNEKARAFLKGAAAIIPLTVAVLPWGILMGSLAIESGFDPVQSQALSGIIFAGAVQLAIMGMIQAGVGLGSILISALLITSRHFLYAMVMRKNISPLPLRWRLALGFLLTDELFAIANPGQLKRFDRWYALGGGLCFYLGWNLATLGGIITGESIENLDALGLDFAIAATFIALVIPTIKNAPVLVCVLTALVTSVICEVMHIQAGLLISAPMAMMAGFAYGKATARGES from the coding sequence ATGTCTCAGGCTGAAATTGTCCACCATTCGAGCAGTAATGAAAAAGCGCGGGCTTTTTTAAAAGGTGCCGCAGCAATCATTCCGCTGACGGTCGCCGTGCTGCCATGGGGTATCCTGATGGGTTCTCTGGCCATCGAGTCGGGTTTTGATCCTGTTCAGAGTCAGGCATTATCCGGCATCATTTTCGCAGGTGCCGTCCAGCTGGCCATTATGGGTATGATTCAGGCCGGAGTTGGTCTGGGCAGCATCCTGATTTCAGCCCTGCTCATCACCTCCCGACACTTCCTCTACGCCATGGTGATGCGTAAGAACATCAGTCCACTACCCCTCAGATGGCGTCTGGCTCTTGGCTTCCTGTTAACCGATGAACTGTTTGCCATTGCCAACCCCGGCCAGCTGAAGCGCTTTGACCGCTGGTATGCACTGGGTGGAGGGCTATGCTTCTATCTTGGCTGGAATCTTGCCACCCTTGGCGGCATTATCACCGGAGAGAGCATTGAAAATCTGGATGCTCTCGGACTGGATTTTGCTATTGCCGCTACATTCATTGCGCTTGTTATCCCGACCATCAAAAATGCCCCTGTCCTGGTTTGTGTGCTCACGGCGCTGGTGACATCGGTCATTTGTGAGGTAATGCATATTCAGGCTGGCCTGCTGATCTCAGCCCCGATGGCAATGATGGCTGGTTTTGCCTATGGCAAAGCAACGGCCAGAGGAGAAAGTTAA
- a CDS encoding sodium:solute symporter → MTTIVTLLLLPPFLFLLIGLYQLRSIHSFSSFALDRNAFGTLAIYCTILASGVGAGMIMGNAEKAYQGEWVYPLGSLGFSLQLWLTARLAPRIYQWRHCLSFGEILGRVYDGNDIRSISGTLWLIFCLGIVTAQVIAMQRVVNMLVPGWELPVALCLITSVILYSSLGGVRSVVTTDIIQAILLLFALVALIVWGIWFLGGIESTYQQLQLKYVDSPVSGKTPALLVIFLGFLLGDALIPISVQRVTMARSHREASKALQLTAGVVLVITLFCGLIGVIANLLEPGQQSHQTFNILLSSQPFWLKLLTVAGLLAAVMSSCDSYLNTAAIAFSNDILPAFRSHLTDRQRLILGRIATLVIGAGAILIALNVNDILDVLLSTFESWGPTLLPPLFVALFYSRLPKRNFYLPCISGIVCLFLWKWLAPESIGASGGLLAGTAGNVFCTILLLWRTRIKKAVVISWHPHP, encoded by the coding sequence ATGACCACCATCGTCACTTTACTACTGCTCCCCCCTTTTCTGTTTCTGCTGATCGGTCTCTACCAATTGAGATCAATCCACAGTTTTTCATCCTTTGCACTTGATCGTAATGCCTTTGGGACACTGGCCATCTATTGCACAATCCTGGCCAGCGGCGTTGGCGCTGGCATGATTATGGGCAATGCCGAGAAAGCGTATCAGGGCGAATGGGTCTACCCTCTGGGCAGCCTGGGTTTTTCACTGCAATTATGGCTAACCGCACGACTGGCTCCCAGAATTTATCAATGGCGTCATTGCCTCTCCTTTGGTGAAATTCTTGGCCGGGTTTATGATGGCAACGATATCCGCAGCATCAGTGGCACACTCTGGCTGATTTTTTGTCTGGGCATCGTCACTGCCCAGGTGATTGCCATGCAGAGAGTCGTGAACATGCTGGTGCCCGGCTGGGAATTACCAGTTGCTTTATGCCTGATCACCAGCGTTATCCTCTACAGCAGCTTAGGTGGTGTGCGCTCCGTTGTGACGACGGACATAATACAGGCTATCCTCCTGCTGTTTGCTCTGGTGGCGTTGATTGTTTGGGGGATATGGTTTCTTGGTGGGATTGAATCAACTTACCAGCAGTTGCAGCTGAAATATGTTGATAGCCCTGTTAGTGGTAAGACACCCGCTTTACTGGTGATTTTTCTGGGTTTCCTGTTGGGCGATGCCCTGATTCCCATTTCCGTTCAGCGGGTCACCATGGCTCGCAGTCACCGGGAAGCCAGTAAGGCATTGCAATTAACGGCGGGAGTTGTCTTGGTTATCACTTTGTTTTGTGGGTTGATCGGTGTCATTGCCAATCTTCTGGAACCCGGACAGCAAAGCCATCAAACCTTCAACATCCTGTTGAGCTCACAACCATTCTGGCTGAAACTGCTGACCGTCGCAGGCTTGCTGGCCGCCGTCATGTCTTCTTGCGACAGTTACCTGAATACAGCCGCCATCGCATTCTCCAATGATATATTGCCTGCCTTCAGAAGCCACCTAACCGACCGTCAGCGGCTCATTCTCGGGCGTATCGCTACTTTAGTGATCGGTGCTGGAGCAATTCTTATCGCCCTGAATGTGAATGATATTCTTGATGTATTGCTGAGTACGTTCGAATCCTGGGGGCCAACCTTGCTTCCGCCACTCTTTGTTGCACTCTTTTACTCCAGACTCCCAAAACGGAACTTCTACCTGCCCTGCATCTCAGGCATTGTCTGCCTTTTCCTGTGGAAATGGCTCGCCCCCGAGTCGATCGGTGCCTCGGGAGGTCTGTTGGCTGGTACAGCGGGTAATGTTTTCTGTACAATCCTTCTGCTCTGGCGAACAAGAATTAAAAAAGCGGTTGTCATATCATGGCATCCCCACCCTTGA
- a CDS encoding MATE family efflux transporter, with product MKQRLATIFQLGFPIMLAMLSQSMINLVDTALVGPLGENALAAVGAGSYANFVALSLMTGLSAAIQAQVARRVGAGRLTECAMPTNHGLIIAFCFASPLSIILVMTAPWLLELFDQSSPSFTGEATDYFQIRVMALTAAAMNLSFRGFWNGIGQPNGFLKLLVCTHICNVIFSFILIYGKLGLPVMGVQGAALGTLLSMYLGALLNLCVLNKRARQFGFLTHWKNWASFKRLVYLAIPDSLQQTLFALGMMMLFAIVAQLGIREMAIAHVLLNISLFLILPGLGLGMAANTLVSQSLGAREPEVAWRWGQEVMYTASAVLLVLSLPLIFAPEAVLSLFLHDPSLLAMGLIPLQLTGIGVVLDAPSLVFVQTLLGAGANRTVLCIRFVAQWLILLPLCWLIGPALGLGLTALWTVPTLQRMVTSISFLAVWRSRRWSNIQV from the coding sequence ATGAAGCAAAGGCTTGCCACCATTTTTCAGTTAGGATTTCCCATCATGCTGGCCATGCTTTCGCAGAGCATGATCAACCTGGTTGACACCGCGCTGGTGGGCCCCCTTGGAGAGAATGCCCTTGCCGCAGTCGGTGCTGGCAGCTATGCGAACTTTGTTGCCCTATCGTTGATGACCGGACTTTCAGCGGCTATTCAGGCTCAGGTTGCTCGCCGCGTTGGTGCGGGCCGTCTCACCGAATGTGCCATGCCGACCAATCACGGATTAATCATCGCATTCTGCTTTGCCTCACCACTGAGTATTATCCTGGTAATGACGGCTCCCTGGTTGCTGGAATTATTTGATCAAAGCTCCCCCAGCTTTACCGGGGAAGCCACTGACTATTTTCAAATCAGGGTCATGGCGCTCACCGCCGCTGCGATGAATCTCTCATTTCGAGGTTTCTGGAACGGCATTGGTCAACCAAACGGTTTTCTTAAACTGCTGGTCTGCACTCATATTTGCAATGTGATTTTCAGCTTTATACTGATATACGGAAAACTTGGCTTGCCTGTTATGGGTGTGCAAGGCGCCGCTCTGGGGACCTTACTGTCCATGTACCTGGGCGCCCTGCTCAATCTGTGCGTGCTCAATAAACGAGCGAGACAATTCGGATTCCTGACTCACTGGAAAAATTGGGCATCATTTAAACGTCTGGTTTATCTGGCTATTCCTGACTCCCTGCAACAGACCCTGTTTGCCCTTGGCATGATGATGTTGTTTGCCATCGTTGCTCAATTAGGTATCCGTGAAATGGCCATTGCCCATGTGTTACTGAATATCTCTCTGTTTCTGATACTACCCGGCCTCGGCCTCGGAATGGCCGCCAATACCTTGGTCAGCCAGAGTCTTGGAGCTCGGGAACCAGAGGTTGCCTGGCGCTGGGGGCAGGAAGTCATGTATACCGCCAGCGCGGTGTTACTGGTACTGAGCCTGCCGTTAATTTTTGCGCCTGAGGCAGTGTTGTCACTGTTTCTTCATGACCCGTCACTACTGGCAATGGGTTTAATTCCACTGCAATTAACCGGCATAGGCGTTGTTCTGGATGCCCCCTCTCTGGTATTTGTTCAGACCTTACTGGGTGCAGGTGCCAACCGAACCGTTCTCTGTATCCGGTTTGTTGCTCAGTGGCTAATCCTGTTGCCTCTGTGCTGGCTCATAGGCCCGGCATTGGGGCTTGGTCTTACGGCACTCTGGACCGTACCGACGCTGCAGCGAATGGTTACCTCCATAAGTTTCCTGGCAGTCTGGCGTTCACGACGGTGGAGTAACATACAAGTGTGA